Part of the Desulfohalovibrio reitneri genome is shown below.
CGCTGCTAGCCGTGCCGGTGGCCATTGTGGGCACTTTCGGCGGCATGCTGGCCCTGGGCTTCTCCATCAACACGTTGACCATGTTCGGTCTGGTGCTGGCCATCGGCATCGTGGTGGACGACGCCATCGTGGTGGTGGAGAACGTGGAGCGCATCATGCACGAGGAGGGGTTGTCCCCGCGCGACGCCACCATCAAGGCCATGAACCAGGTCACGGGGGCGCTGGTGGCCATCGTGCTGGTGCTGTCCGCGGTATTCGTGCCCGTGGCCTTCCTGGGCGGGCTCACCGGCCAGCTCTACCAGCAGTTCGCCGTGACCATCGCCGTGTCCGTGGCCATCTCCGGGCTGGTGGCGCTCACCCTCAGCCCGGCGCTGTGCCGCCTCATCCTGCGTCCCTCCCGGGGCGAGCCTTTCGTCGTTTTCCGCTGGTTCAACCGCTTCTTCGAGTCCATGACCTCCGGCTACACCGCCGGGGTGCGCAAGGCCATCCGCTACGTGCCCATCACCCTGGCTGTCTTCGGCATCCTCTGCTGGGCGGCCTACGGGCTGCAGCAGCGGGTTCCCGGCGGCTTTTTGCCGGCGGAGGACAAGGGGTACATCCTCAGCTTCGTCATGTTGCCGGACGGGGCCTCCCTGGACCGCACGGACGAGCTGACCCGCGAGGTGGAGGCGTACCTCCTGGACCATCCGGCGGTGCAGAACACCATTCTGCTGGGCGGTATGGACTTCCTCAGCGGCGGCATCACCAGCACCAGCGCCGCCACCATGTTCGTCAAGCTCAAGCCGTTCGAGGAGCGGCAAAAGCCGGGCCTGGGCGCACAGGCGGTGGCTCGGCAGACCATCATGCACTTCGCGAACAACGGCCAGGGCAAGGTGCTGGCCTTCAACCCGCCGCCCATCCACGGCCTGGGCGCGCGCTCCGGGTTCCAGATGGAACTGCAGGCGCGCGGCGGCGGCAGTGTGGAGGAGCTGATCCAGGTGGGCAACGAGTTCGTGGGCGCGGCCAACGCGGACCAGCGGCTGGAGAAGGTGCGCGGCACCCTGCGCGTCACCCAGCCGCAGCTGTACGTGGACCTGGACCGGGACAAGACCAAGATGATGGGCGTGCGGGTGGCCGACGTGTTCGAGGCCATGCAGGCCTACCTCAGCTCCCTCTACGTCAACGACTTCAACAAGTTCGGCCGCATCTGGCGCGTGCAGCTGCAGGCCGAGTCGGAGTTCCGCGACAGCCCCTCGGACATCGGCTCCATCCACGTGCGCAACGACCAGGGCGGCATGGTGCCGCTCTCCGGCGTGACCGAGGTGGAGTACCGGGCCGGGCCCAACGCCGTATCCCACTTCAACGGCTTCCCCTCGGTGCAGATAACCGGCTCGCCAACACCGGGCGTCAGCAGCGGCGAGGCCATGGAGGCCGTGCGCCAGCTGGCCTCGGAGCAGCTGCCCAGGGGCTACGGCTTCGAGTGGAGCGGCTCCTCCTACCAGGAGGTCAAGGCGGGCAACCAGGCCCCGCTGGTGCTGGCCTTCGGCATCGTGGTGGTCTTTCTGGTGCTGGCCGCCCAGTACGAGAAGTGGAGCCTGCCCATCGCCGTGCTCGGGGCCCTGCCCATCGCCGTGCTTGGCGCGCTGGCCGCGGTCTGGATGCGCGGGCTGGCCCAGGACATCTACTTCCAGATCGGCCTGCTCACGCTGGTGGGGCTGTCGGCCAAGAACGCCATCCTCATCGTGGAGTTCTGCGTGGCCAGCCACCGGCGGGGCATGGGCATCCGGGAGTCCGCCCTGCAGGCGGCCAAGCTGCGCTTCCGGCCCATCGTCATGACCTCCATGGCCTTCATCCTGGGCGTGGTGCCGCTGGCCATCTCCACCGGGGCGGGGTCGGCCGCGCGCCACTCCATCGGCACCGGGGTCATCGGCGGCATGCTGGCGGCCACATTCCTGGCCGTGTTCTTCGTGCCGGTCTTCTTCGTCATCATCCAAAAGGCCAGCGAGTTCCTGGTCAAGCGCGAGGAGGACTACCTGGCCCACGTGGACGAGGAGTCGGACAAGCACGGCTGAGCCGGGCAAACCAAAGATAAGAACAGGGCGCGGTCCGCATGGCGGGCCGCGCCATTTTTTCGTGGCCTCGGGCCGGGCCGCTCTGTTCTTGCCTCTTCCTCGCGTACCTGTACTATGCAGGGTGGAATAAACCAGGACCAGGGAGCGGACCATGGCCAGGAAAAAGCGGACGGGCTGCGCGCCCAAGAGACCTGAGGAGCTGCGCGACTACACCTCGCCTTCGGGCTGGGGCACGCCGGAGGTTGCCTTGGAAGTGGGACGGCTGGCGGAGGAAATCGGCGGCCGCATGGGCATGACCAGGCGGCAATTCCTCAAGACGCAGATGGGCATGGCCGCCACCTTTCTGGCCATGAACTCCGTTCTGGGGACTTTTTTCGCCGTGGACACGGCCGAGGCGGCGGAGAAGGGCGCGGCCGCCGAGGCCTCCGCCCGGCTGGAGGAACAGTTCATCTTCGACGTGCAGGTGCACTACCTGCACGAGGACTTTCCCTCGCCGGACGGGCTTCTCTCCCTGCGCCGGGTGGCCGACCGCTGGAACGGCGGAGGGATGGAGGAGCACACGCACCAGGATCTGCTTTTCGAGAACTTCTACCGCGAGGTGTTCGAGCAGAGCCAGACCTCCATGGCCGTGCTCAGCAACGCCCCGGCCGACGACCGCCGGGGGTGGTTTTTGACCAACGAGCGCGCCCTGGCTACGCGGGAGAAGGTCAACCGCCGCAGGGGCAGGCGCTCCCTGTTGGCCCACGGCCTCATCATCCCGGGCCAGCCCGGGTGGCTGGAGGAGTTCGAAAAGACGCTGGAAATGAAGCCCGACGCCTGGAAGGGCTACACCTTGGGCGACCCCGGCGGCGGCTCCCAATACCAATGGCGGCTGGACGACGAAAAGCTCATGTACCCGGTCTACGAGCGCATGAAGCGGGCGGGCGTGACCACGGTGTGCATCCATAAGGGGCTTTTGCCCACGGGGTACGCCGGATGGATGGACGAGGACAAGGTGGCCCACGCCACGGTGGACGACGTGGGCCGGGCGGCCAGGGACTGGCCGGAGCTGGACTTCGTCATCTACCACTCGGCCATCGAGAAGGTCATCCCCACGGCGACGGACGCCGAAGCGTTCGCCCGCACCGGCCGCATCGACTGGGTGACGGATCTGGCGGAGATTCCCGAGAAGTACGGCGTAAACAACGTCTACGGGGAGATAGGCGCGGCCTTCGCCGACACCTGCGTGGCCCACCCCCGCCTGTGCGCGGGCATGCTGGGCACCCTCATCCGGGGCCTGGGCGCGGACCGCGTCTGCTGGGGCACGGACTCGGTCTGGTTCGGCTCGCCACAGTGGCAGATAGAGGCCTTCCGCCGCCTGGAAATCCCCGAGGACATGCAGCGGGAGCACGGCTTCCAGCCGCTGGGCCCGGCGGACGGAGAGGTCAAGCGGGCCATTCTGGGCGCCAATTCCGCCAGGCTGTACGGCATTGATCCCGGGGCGTGAGGCGACTCAGGCCGCGCCTTCCGGTTCCTCCGCCCGGGCGTCGTGCCCGGCGGCCACCTCCGGCGGCTCCGGGGACTCGTACTCCTCGCCGTCGAACAGCCCCTCGCCGCCGAGGACCTTCTCGTACGCCACGCCCCACTGGCGCATGTCGCGCAGGATGGGGATGAGGCTGCACCCCAGGTCGGTCAGGGAGTATTCCACGCGGGGCGGCACCTCGCGGTAGACGCGGCGGTGCACCAGGCCGTCCGCCTCCAGTTCGCGCAGCTGCCGGGTCAGCATGCGCTCGGTCACGTCCGGGATGCCCCGGCGCAGCTCCCCGAAGCGCAGCACCCCCTCCAGGGAGAGGTGGTAGAGGATGACCGGCTTCCACTTGCCGCCGATGACCTGCAGGGTCAGCTCGAAGTAGCAGCGGTATTTCTTGCCCGCCAGTTCCTTGATCTTGCACGGCTCGGGCACGGCGTCCCTCCATTAGTATACAAAATGTAAGTACCATACATTCAAGACGGTACTTGCGTTGCGCGCTTGTGTGTGTACGCTCCGTCTCAAGCAACCGTCAAGAACGACAAGGAGACAACCATGTACGCATTGGCCATCAACGGCAGCCCCCGTGAGGGCGGCAACACCGAGACCCTGCTGCGGGCCGCCCTGGCGCCTATTAAAGAGGCGGGCTGGGACACGGAGCTTATGCAGGTCGGCGGAAAGGACGTGCGCGGCTGCATCGCCTGCTACAAGTGCTTCGAGAACAAGGACCACCGCTGCGCGGTGAAGAACGACGCCCTCAACGACTACCTGGCCAAGATGTTGGAGGCGGACGCCATCATCCTGGGCACGCCCACCTACTTCACGGACGTGTCCGCGGAGATGAAGGCCCTGCTGGACCGCAGCGGACTGGTCAGCCTGGCCAACGGCCGCGCCCTGCGCGGAAAGATCGGCGCGGCCGTGGTGGCCGTGCGGCGCGGCGGGGCCACCCACGCCTATGACTCCATCAACCACATGTTCCTCATGTCGCAGATGATCGTGCCCGGCTCCACCTACTGGAACATGGGCTACGGCTGGGCCAAGGAGGACGTGGCCGGAGACGAGGAGGGCATGGCCAATATGGGCAACCTGGGCCGGGTCATCGCCTGGCTGGGCCAGTCCATCAAGCCCAATCTGGACAGCTTCCCCGCCACCTGATTCCCCCAGGCCGGTCCAGCCGGTCCACCATCCGCTCGAACACCCCGGTCGGCCCGCTCCGGCCGGGGTGTTCGTCGTGCAATACCCGTTTTGTTGGATTTAGGAGAAGTTTTGGGTTGCCGGTTACGGTAACGCCAGGCTATAATTATGCACCTGATGAGGTTGGATAGAGGTTCGAAAAGTTCGTCGAATTTCGAACCTGGCGTACCGGGAAAGCCGAACCGGAGTCGGCTTGACCGGTTGAAGGGAACCTGCAACAGGTGGAGCACGCATGCCGAGCGCAAACGACTGGAGGAACACGGCCGGGCTGTTCGCCCCGGAAATGGACGGCAACGGGGGCTTCCCGCGCGAGGAGTCACCGGGGAGGCTGCCGGTGGACGGCCCCATGACCACGGAGGAGTACCTGGGCTGGCGCTTCAAGTATCCGCACGACGGGCCGTGGGACTGGGAGAAGCCCGAGCTTGAATCGGACTTGACGGTGAAGATGGACGGGCCGCTCCGGGGGGATCTCTTCCCCGAGCGTCCCCAGGGCTCGCAAAATCCACTGCGCTGGGTGGGCTCGTTGTTCGATCCGGATGCCGAGGCCCCGCCCCGGAGGCCGGAGCGGGAGTTCGCCGACCAGCGTTATCCATCCACCAGGCACAACGGTAGCGAAACCGAATCTCCATCCGTTCGTCCTTTGAGCGAGGAGGGCTCATCCACCACGTCAGCGGTACGCCCCGCGGCCGAGGCGGGAGATGGACCGTCATGGTTGCGCGAAAGGGCGAAGGATGCGGCGGACTGGCTCATGGGGGAGGAGACGCGAAAAGGCGTCGGCCGCGTCCTGGAGCAAGTGGGGGAGACCGCGCCGCGAGCCCTGGGGCAATTGACCGAGGACTTCTGGGAATGGAACAAGAGCGATCCGATGTACAGCAAGGACGCCGATGCCGGGGAAATCCGGGGCAAGCTGGGCGACGCGGTCTCCACGGGGACCGAAAAGGCGAGCCGGAAAGTTCCCCAGGCTCTGGGCAAAGCGGGGTCGGAACTCGCAGACCGTTCGAATGAAATCGCATCCACCACCGGGCAGGCCCTGAACAAAGCGGGCTCCGCCACGGTCGAGGCGGCTGAAGACGCGGGCAAGGGGTTGTACGACAACCGTGAGGAAATCGCCCGGAGCGCGGCCAGGGCGGTACGGCGAACCGGCGATGAAGTCACGGACAAGGAGTTTCTGGACAAAACGGGGCAGGGCTTGGAGATGGCCTGGATAGTAAACAGGGAAGGCTTGCGGTTGATGCTCGTGCCGCATTCGAAATGCCAGTCGAAGCAGGTTCGGCTCTGCTTGCCCGGAGCATCCAGGGGCTGGCCTGTACCAGGTCCACCCCGGCAGCTTTCCCACACTCGGAGTCACCCACCGTCCCCGCTGCACAACCCGTATTTCGATTCGCTCCAGGTTGGCGTGTCCCGGCCGGAATACGTTTTTCCGAGGCGATTGTACGGAACCGTCTTGAACTCTTGGCCGTCGCGGGGTATGCATGGCGTGGCATATATCCTGTCCAGCATAAGAAGGAGACGAACATGGTTCATCGTATCCACGTTATGATGGCAATCGCATTCTGCCTGTGCGGCATGGTGCTGGCCGGTGCGGGAGCGGCCGGGGCCGAGCCTTCGGGCGAACTGAAGATCTTCCACGCGGGCAGCCTCAGCGTGCCCTTCGAAGAGATGGAAAAGGCGTTCGAGGCCGAACATCCGGGTATCGACGTGCAGCGCGAGGGAGGCGGCTCCACGAAGATGGCCCGCATGATCTCCGAGGTGGGCAAACCAGCGGACATCATGGCCTCGGCCGACTACGTCGTCATCGACAAGAACCTCATCCCCGACTTCGCGACGTGGAACGCCCGTTTCGCGTCCAACCGCATGGTCCTGTGCTACACGGCGGACTCGCGCTACGCCGATGAGATCAATGGCGAAAACTGGTACGAGATCCTGCAGCGCGACGATGTGAGCTGGGGGCACTCCGACCCCGACCTGGACCCGTGCGGCTACCGCAGCCTGATGGTCCTGCAACTGGCCGAGAAGTTCTACGACAAGCCCGGCCTGTACCGGGACCTGCTGGCCAACCGGCCGGAAAAGAACATCCGCCCCAAATCTGTCGAGCTGATCTCCCTGCTGCAGTCCGGCAACATGGACTACGCCTGGGAATACCGCTCCGTGGCCGTGCAGCACGACCTGCGATTCGTGGAGCTGGACGACCACATCAATCTGGGCAATTACAAGATGGACCCCTTCTACAAGCTGGCCAAGGTCGAGGTCGCGGGCAAAAAACCCGGTGAGACCGTGACCCGCACCGGCAAGTCCATCACCTACGGCTTGACCATGATCGACGACGCGCCCAATCCGGAAGCGGCCGAGCTCTTTTTGAGCTACCTCTTCGATCCCGACGGCGGGCTGGCCATTCTGGAGAAGATGGGGCAGCCGCCGTTCGTGCCCGTGCGTGTGCCCACAGGTGATATGAAGGCGGCCATGCCCGGCCAGCTGCGGCCCCTGGTCGAAGTCAGCGAGTAGGGCGGCTCCATGGCGGACCAAACGGGAGGGGCCGTCGGCGTCAAGGCGCCGGGGCTCCTCCCTTCCGTGCGCAAACTGGCCTTCGGCGGCTGGATGGTCGGTTCCGTGGCGCTGGTGGTGCTCTTCATCGCCGGCCCGCTGGCCCAGACCGTGGCCTCGCCGGAGTGGCCCGTCTTTGTGGAAACCCTGCGCGACTCCCAGGTGCTGGGCTCCATCGGCCTTTCCATCGGCGCGGCGGGCCTGGCGGCGGCCTTTTCCGTTCTGCTGGGCACACCGCTGGCCTTCCTGCTGGCCAGAAGAGAGTTTCGGGGCAAGCGGCTGGTGGAGAGCCTAGTGGACCTGCCCATCATGATCCCGCATCCCGTGGTGGGCATCGCCCTGCTTACAGTGGCGGGGCGGGGCCAATGGGCCGGGGAGGTGCTGCAGGCCGTCGGCATCCGCCTCATGGGCACTGTCACGGGCATCGTGGCCGTGCTCGCCTTTGTGGGACTGCCGTTCTACATCAACACGGTCAAGGCCGGCATGGAGGCGGTGCCCGAGAGGCTGGAAAAGGTTTCCCGTTCTCTTGGGGCCGGGCCCGCCGAGACCTTCTTCCGGGTAACGCTGCCGCTTACCTGGCGGCATATGCTCGTGGGCGTCATCATGTGCATGGCCAGGGCCATCAGCGAGTTCGGCGCGGTGGTCATCGTGGCCTACCATCCCATGATAGCGCCGGTGCTGATGTACGAGCGCTTCACCGCCTACGGGCTGAAGTACTCCCAGCCCATCGCCGTGCTGCTCATCTGCATCAGCCTGGCCTTCTTCCTGCTGCTGCGCATGGTCTCCCTGCCGCGCGGGAGGCGGACATGATACGGGTGGACGGCCTGTGTCTCGACCTGCCGGGCTTCAGCCTGCGCGACGTCTCCTTCGAGGTGCCCCGGGGCGGGTTCTTCGCCGTCATGGGGCCCACCGGCTCGGGCAAGACGCTCATTCTGGAGACTATCGCCGGGCTGCTCCGGCCAAGCGGCGGGGTGATACGCGTGGCCGGGCGCGACGTGGCCCGGTTGCCGCCGGAAAGAAGGGGGGTGAGCCTAGTCTACCAGGACCACGCCCTCTTCCCGCACCTCAGCGTGCTGCGGAACGTCCGGTACGGCCAGCGCTATCACGGCATCCATGGCCGGGAAGGGCGGGACCTGGCCATGGAGCTTTTGGAGCGGCTGGGGATGGAGCGACAGGCGCACCGCTCGCCGGTCAACCTCAGCGGGGGCGAGAAGCAGCGCGTGTCCCTCGCCCGGGCCCTTGCCTGCAAGCCGAAGGTGGTGCTGCTCGACGAGCCCCTGTCCTCCCTCGACCCGCAGTTCCGCGACGGGTTGCGGCAGACGCTGCGGGGACTGCACAGGGAGTCCGGCGTGACCTTCCTGATGGTCACGCACGACTTTACGGACGCCCTCACCCTGGCCTCGCGCGCCGGGGTCCTGCGCGGCGGCAGGCTGGAGCAGCGGGGTACGGTGCGGGAGATATTCCGCCGCCCCGCAACTCCCTTCGTGGCTGACTTCGTCGGCATGCGGAACGTTTTCGAGGCCGAGTGCAGCGACGGCCTCTGCCGGTTCGCAGGGCTGGAGGTCAGGGTTGGACCGGCCCACGAGCCGGGACCGGCATACGCGGGCTTGCGGCCGGAGGACATGCTCGTGGAACCGGGGCGGAGGGGGGATGGCTGGCATGTATTCAGGGCCACGGTGGCCAGCCTGTCCGCGGAAGGCTTCGCCTTCACCGCCCTGCTGCGGCGAAACGGACACG
Proteins encoded:
- a CDS encoding ABC transporter permease, translated to MRKLAFGGWMVGSVALVVLFIAGPLAQTVASPEWPVFVETLRDSQVLGSIGLSIGAAGLAAAFSVLLGTPLAFLLARREFRGKRLVESLVDLPIMIPHPVVGIALLTVAGRGQWAGEVLQAVGIRLMGTVTGIVAVLAFVGLPFYINTVKAGMEAVPERLEKVSRSLGAGPAETFFRVTLPLTWRHMLVGVIMCMARAISEFGAVVIVAYHPMIAPVLMYERFTAYGLKYSQPIAVLLICISLAFFLLLRMVSLPRGRRT
- a CDS encoding ABC transporter ATP-binding protein, with the translated sequence MIRVDGLCLDLPGFSLRDVSFEVPRGGFFAVMGPTGSGKTLILETIAGLLRPSGGVIRVAGRDVARLPPERRGVSLVYQDHALFPHLSVLRNVRYGQRYHGIHGREGRDLAMELLERLGMERQAHRSPVNLSGGEKQRVSLARALACKPKVVLLDEPLSSLDPQFRDGLRQTLRGLHRESGVTFLMVTHDFTDALTLASRAGVLRGGRLEQRGTVREIFRRPATPFVADFVGMRNVFEAECSDGLCRFAGLEVRVGPAHEPGPAYAGLRPEDMLVEPGRRGDGWHVFRATVASLSAEGFAFTALLRRNGHVFAAQVDQHRLMDQSLEPGREVLVGFEADRVHIFSR
- the wtpA gene encoding tungstate ABC transporter substrate-binding protein WtpA; this encodes MVHRIHVMMAIAFCLCGMVLAGAGAAGAEPSGELKIFHAGSLSVPFEEMEKAFEAEHPGIDVQREGGGSTKMARMISEVGKPADIMASADYVVIDKNLIPDFATWNARFASNRMVLCYTADSRYADEINGENWYEILQRDDVSWGHSDPDLDPCGYRSLMVLQLAEKFYDKPGLYRDLLANRPEKNIRPKSVELISLLQSGNMDYAWEYRSVAVQHDLRFVELDDHINLGNYKMDPFYKLAKVEVAGKKPGETVTRTGKSITYGLTMIDDAPNPEAAELFLSYLFDPDGGLAILEKMGQPPFVPVRVPTGDMKAAMPGQLRPLVEVSE
- a CDS encoding amidohydrolase family protein, producing MARKKRTGCAPKRPEELRDYTSPSGWGTPEVALEVGRLAEEIGGRMGMTRRQFLKTQMGMAATFLAMNSVLGTFFAVDTAEAAEKGAAAEASARLEEQFIFDVQVHYLHEDFPSPDGLLSLRRVADRWNGGGMEEHTHQDLLFENFYREVFEQSQTSMAVLSNAPADDRRGWFLTNERALATREKVNRRRGRRSLLAHGLIIPGQPGWLEEFEKTLEMKPDAWKGYTLGDPGGGSQYQWRLDDEKLMYPVYERMKRAGVTTVCIHKGLLPTGYAGWMDEDKVAHATVDDVGRAARDWPELDFVIYHSAIEKVIPTATDAEAFARTGRIDWVTDLAEIPEKYGVNNVYGEIGAAFADTCVAHPRLCAGMLGTLIRGLGADRVCWGTDSVWFGSPQWQIEAFRRLEIPEDMQREHGFQPLGPADGEVKRAILGANSARLYGIDPGA
- a CDS encoding flavodoxin family protein is translated as MYALAINGSPREGGNTETLLRAALAPIKEAGWDTELMQVGGKDVRGCIACYKCFENKDHRCAVKNDALNDYLAKMLEADAIILGTPTYFTDVSAEMKALLDRSGLVSLANGRALRGKIGAAVVAVRRGGATHAYDSINHMFLMSQMIVPGSTYWNMGYGWAKEDVAGDEEGMANMGNLGRVIAWLGQSIKPNLDSFPAT
- a CDS encoding multidrug efflux RND transporter permease subunit gives rise to the protein MFSRFFIDRPVLACVLSILIMLAGTVSIFVLPIAEYPQITPPTIQINAKYPGADAKTAAKSVASPIEQELSGVKNLLYFSSMCSNNGAVKIVATFEIGTDQDMAAVEVQNRLSIAEPRLPSEVVRQGVTVTKSSTSMLGVISLESDGRYDDVFLSNYATINLVDRLKRVPGVGDVTVFGTKDYSMRIWVDPDQLATRGLTVSEVAAAIREQNAVFPAGTIGQRPSDGETELTVPVLTRGRLQKVSEYEDIILRANPDGSTLRLKDVARVEMGAQSYDMFGRVEGNPTTLMPVYLQVGANALETIEGVREAMDSAAESFPPGVSYRFPHDTTTFIDASMEEVVHTLLEAVVLVLAVVFLFLQSWRATLIPLLAVPVAIVGTFGGMLALGFSINTLTMFGLVLAIGIVVDDAIVVVENVERIMHEEGLSPRDATIKAMNQVTGALVAIVLVLSAVFVPVAFLGGLTGQLYQQFAVTIAVSVAISGLVALTLSPALCRLILRPSRGEPFVVFRWFNRFFESMTSGYTAGVRKAIRYVPITLAVFGILCWAAYGLQQRVPGGFLPAEDKGYILSFVMLPDGASLDRTDELTREVEAYLLDHPAVQNTILLGGMDFLSGGITSTSAATMFVKLKPFEERQKPGLGAQAVARQTIMHFANNGQGKVLAFNPPPIHGLGARSGFQMELQARGGGSVEELIQVGNEFVGAANADQRLEKVRGTLRVTQPQLYVDLDRDKTKMMGVRVADVFEAMQAYLSSLYVNDFNKFGRIWRVQLQAESEFRDSPSDIGSIHVRNDQGGMVPLSGVTEVEYRAGPNAVSHFNGFPSVQITGSPTPGVSSGEAMEAVRQLASEQLPRGYGFEWSGSSYQEVKAGNQAPLVLAFGIVVVFLVLAAQYEKWSLPIAVLGALPIAVLGALAAVWMRGLAQDIYFQIGLLTLVGLSAKNAILIVEFCVASHRRGMGIRESALQAAKLRFRPIVMTSMAFILGVVPLAISTGAGSAARHSIGTGVIGGMLAATFLAVFFVPVFFVIIQKASEFLVKREEDYLAHVDEESDKHG
- a CDS encoding winged helix-turn-helix transcriptional regulator encodes the protein MPEPCKIKELAGKKYRCYFELTLQVIGGKWKPVILYHLSLEGVLRFGELRRGIPDVTERMLTRQLRELEADGLVHRRVYREVPPRVEYSLTDLGCSLIPILRDMRQWGVAYEKVLGGEGLFDGEEYESPEPPEVAAGHDARAEEPEGAA